The Coffea arabica cultivar ET-39 chromosome 4e, Coffea Arabica ET-39 HiFi, whole genome shotgun sequence genome includes a window with the following:
- the LOC113741902 gene encoding probable LRR receptor-like serine/threonine-protein kinase At1g74360 codes for MSEDESDHLFYVALLSFLVLITGKLVASDSLDTDKQVLLNLKSFLEEKNPVNRGSYNLWNSAGTSPCTWPGISCDSHGNRVIGINLSGNNIAGGLFGNFSELTQLSYLDLSMNTIGGAIPDDLGRCQNLKSLNLSHNLFDAEINLTLLKSLQVLDLAVNRIDGDIRSAFPENCTSLVVANVSANAFTGDVGNMFVGCSNLKYLDLSTNNLTGSLWSGFDRLKELTLYENKFTGTVPSSFLTGNCSLQILDLFHNQFVGLFPKEISNCKDLVILNLNENKFSGLIATEIGSISGLQELHMGSNNFSKDIPESLVGLSNLTFLDLSGNGFGGDIQDIFGKFKQVRFLVLHGNSYTGGLYTSGILGLSNIYRLDLSYNSLSGSLPIEVSQIMSLRYLILAYNQFTGQMPSEYGNFQAIQFLDLSFNMLNGSIPSSLGKLSSLLWLTLADNQLSGEIPPELGNCSSLLWLNLANNQLSGTIPPQLTTIGANPMPTFLFNRQNTKITAGFGECLPMRRWIPADYAPFSFVFSLLNRKNCRNLWDKLHTGYGLFQVCVPGSNVRTSDISGYLQLASNQLSGEVPPDIGNMRNFSMLHLGFNQFYGKLPSEIALMGLVVLNITRNNFSGEIPTEIGNIKCMQNLDLSYNNFSGTFPASFNKLSDLSKFNVSYNPYIAGVIPATGQLATFEKWSFLGDPLLRLPPFIDNSTGGGQGTKSESAKKPKKLGAFLVFLALLLAFLLCGVMTLIVCLMIKSPTDLPGYLLEESKGMHELVSTSSSSSPWLSDRVMVIRLDKTAFTHADILQATSNFSNDRIIGRGGSGIVYRGVLPNGTEVAIKKLQREGVEGEREFQAEMEALSGNGFGWPHPNLVKLYGWCLDGSEKLLVYEYMEGGTLEDLIIDRTRFTWKRRIEVAVDVAHALVYLHHECYPCIVHRDVKASNVLLDKNGKARVTDFGLARVINGGSHVSTMVAGTIGYVAPEYGQIWHATTKGDVYSYGVLVMELATGRRAVDGGEECLLEWARRVMGDGRQGFTRSLIPVSLLVSGLEKGAEEMCELLRIGIRCTTETPQARPNMKEVLAMLLQISGRGSRRHQSYGSSSSSG; via the exons ATGTCTGAAGACGAAAGTGATCATCTGTTTTATGTAGCATTGCTCAGTTTCTTGGTCTTGATTACag GAAAGCTTGTTGCTTCGGATTCTCTAGATACAGACAAGCAAGTTTTACTCAACCTGAAGTCATTTCTTGAAGAGAAAAATCCTGTTAACAGAGGAAGCTACAATCTGTGGAATAGTGCAGGCACTTCTCCCTGCACTTGGCCTGGAATTTCATGTGATAGCCATGGAAACCGTGTGATCGGAATCAACTTGTCCGGCAACAACATAGCTGGAGGactttttggaaacttttcagAGTTGACACAGCTAAGCTACCTGGATCTCTCTATGAACACGATTGGTGGGGCCATTCCGGATGACTTAGGCCGCTGTCAGAACCTGAAGTCCCTGAATTTGTCACACAATCTCTTTGATGCTGAGATTAACCTGACACTTCTCAAGAGCCTGCAAGTTCTTGATCTGGCCGTCAACAGAATTGATGGCGATATCAGGTCAGCTTTTCCTGAAAATTGCACCAGCTTAGTTGTTGCAAATGTTTCTGCAAATGCATTTACTGGCGATGTTGGGAATATGTTTGTTGGATGCTCGAATCTGAAGTATCTTGATTTGAGCACGAATAATTTGACTGGAAGCTTATGGTCTGGATTTGATAGGCTAAAAGAGTTAACCTTATATGAGAACAAATTCACAGGCACCGTCCCTTCATCATTTCTCACAGGGAATTGCAGTTTGCAGATTTTGGACCTCTTTCACAATCAGTTCGTTGGGTTATTTCCAAAGGAGATTTCAAATTGTAAAGATTTGGTGatattgaatttaaatgagaACAAATTCAGTGGACTTATTGCTACAGAGATTGGTTCGATTTCAGGCCTCCAAGAACTTCACATGGGAAGCAATAATTTCTCAAAGGATATTCCAGAGTCTCTAGTAGGCCTGAGCAACTTAACCTTTCTAGACCTGAGTGGAAACGGCTTTGGAGGAGATATACAAGACATATTTGGGAAATTCAAGCAGGTCAGATTCCTTGTCTTACATGGAAATTCATATACAGGAGGTTTATACACGTCAGGAATTCTTGGTTTGTCCAACATTTATCGGTTGGACTTGAGCTACAACAGTTTGTCTGGTTCATTGCCTATTGAAGTTTCTCAGATAATGAGCTTACGATATTTGATTCTTGCCTACAACCAATTTACAGGTCAAATGCCTTCAGAATACGGAAATTTCCAAGCAATTCAATTCCTTGACCTGTCCTTCAACATGTTGAATGGGTCCATTCCTTCAAGCTTGGGAAAGTTGAGCTCATTACTGTGGTTGACGCTTGCAGACAACCAATTGTCAGGTGAAATTCCTCCAGAGTTGGGGAACTGCAGCAGCTTATTATGGTTGAACCTAGCAAACAATCAACTCTCAGGCACAATTCCTCCCCAATTGACAACCATTGGTGCAAATCCAATGCCAACATTCTTATTTAACAGACAAAATACTAAGATCACTGCTGGCTTTGGGGAGTGCTTGCCAATGAGAAGGTGGATACCAGCTGATTATGCACCATTTAGCTTTGTCTTTAGTCTCCTGAATAGGAAGAATTGTAGGAATCTGTGGGATAAGCTGCACACAGGCTATGGCCTATTTCAAGTGTGTGTACCTGGTTCTAATGTTCGAACATCAGACATCTCAGGCTATCTTCAACTAGCCAGTAATCAATTATCTGGTGAGGTCCCTCCTGATATAGGCAATATGCGTAACTTCAGCATGCTGCATTTGGGATTCAATCAATTCTATGGTAAACTTCCTTCAGAGATTGCACTCATGGGACTAGTGGTTCTCAACATTACAAGGAACAATTTTTCAGGAGAAATTCCAACAGAAATTGGAAATATCAAGTGCATGCAAAACCTTGACTTGTCATACAACAACTTCTCTGGCACCTTTCCTGCTAGTTTTAACAAACTGAGTGACTTGAGCAAGTTTAATGTCTCTTACAATCCATACATCGCTGGTGTAATACCTGCAACGGGACAGCTGGCAACATTTGAGAAATGGTCATTCCTTGGTGACCCACTCTTACGCCTTCCACCTTTCATTGATAATTCTACTGGTGGTGGACAGGGAACCAAAAGTGAAAGTGCCAAAAAGCCTAAAAAGTTGGGTGCATTTTTGGTATTCTTAGCACTGCTACTGGCTTTCTTACTCTGTGGAGTCATGACTCTCATTGTTTGCCTCATGATAAAAAGTCCAACGGACTTACCAGGATATCTCTTGGAGGAATCAAAGGGCATGCACGAACTTGTGTCAACTTCAAGTTCATCTTCCCCATGGTTGTCAGATAGAGTAATGGTAATCCGCTTAGACAAAACAGCCTTTACTCATGCTGATATTCTCCAAGCTACTAGTAACTTCTCAAATGATAGGATCATTGGAAGAGGAGGATCTGGAATAGTTTATCGTGGGGTCTTGCCTAACGGCACAGAAGTGGCAATAAAGAAGCTACAGAGAGAGGGTGTGGAGGGAGAAAGAGAGTTCCAGGCTGAAATGGAGGCATTGAGTGGAAATGGTTTTGGTTGGCCACATCCTAACCTGGTAAAACTTTATGGATGGTGTCTTGATGGATCAGAAAAATTGCTGGTCTATGAATACATGGAAGGTGGCACTTTAGAGGACCTTATCATTGATCGAACAAGATTTACATGGAAAAGGCGCATTGAGGTAGCAGTTGATGTAGCGCATGCTTTAGTATATTTACACCATGAGTGCTATCCTTGTATCGTGCACAGAGATGTCAAGGCTAGCAATGTGCTTCTTGATAAGAATGGGAAGGCACGAGTTACAGATTTTGGTCTTGCTAGAGTTATTAATGGAGGAAGTCATGTCAGCACAATGGTGGCTGGTACAATTGGCTATGTTGCACCAGAGTATGGCCAGATATGGCACGCCACGACAAAGGGTGATGTCTACAGCTATGGGGTGCTTGTTATGGAGCTAGCAACGGGGCGACGTGCTGTTGACGGAGGAGAAGAATGTCTTCTTGAATGGGCAAGAAGGGTAATGGGAGATGGACGTCAAGGATTTACTAGAAGCCTGATTCCAGTATCCCTTTTGGTATCTGGGCTGGAAAAGGGAGCAGAGGAGATGTGTGAATTACTAAGAATTGGAATAAGATGCACAACAGAGACACCACAAGCCAGACCTAACATGAAAGAGGTGCTAGCTATGCTGCTTCAGATTTCAGGTAGAGGAAGCAGAAGGCATCAAAGTTATggatcttcttcttcatcaggATGA